A portion of the Fusobacterium nucleatum genome contains these proteins:
- the recA gene encoding recombinase RecA, giving the protein MAAKKDKSVPDSKITDKEGKEKAVKDAMAAITKGFGSGLIMKLGEKSSMNVESIPTGSINLDIALGIGGVPKGRIIEIYGAESSGKTTLALHVIAEAQKQGGTVAFIDAEHALDPVYAKALGVDIDELLISQPDYGEQALEIADTLVRSGAIDLIVIDSVAALVPKAEIDGEMSDQQMGLQARLMSKGLRKLTGNLNKYKTTMIFINQIREKIGVTYGPTTTTTGGKALKFYSSVRMEVKKMGTVKQGDDPIGSEVIVKVTKNKVAPPFKEAAFEILYGKGISKVGEIIDAAVAKDVIVKAGSWFSFRDQSIGQGKEKVRAELEINPELLAQVEKDLKEAIAKGPVDKKKKKSKKEASSDDTDDENLEIDDAIDENND; this is encoded by the coding sequence ATGGCAGCAAAGAAAGATAAAAGTGTACCAGATTCAAAAATAACAGATAAAGAAGGAAAAGAAAAAGCAGTCAAAGACGCTATGGCAGCGATTACAAAAGGTTTTGGGTCTGGACTTATTATGAAATTGGGAGAAAAAAGTTCTATGAATGTAGAATCTATCCCAACAGGAAGTATAAATTTGGATATAGCTTTGGGAATTGGTGGAGTACCTAAAGGAAGAATTATTGAAATATATGGAGCAGAAAGTTCAGGTAAGACAACTCTTGCATTACATGTTATAGCTGAAGCACAAAAACAAGGTGGAACAGTTGCATTTATTGATGCTGAACATGCACTTGATCCAGTTTATGCAAAAGCATTAGGAGTTGACATAGACGAACTTTTAATTTCCCAACCAGATTATGGGGAACAAGCATTAGAAATTGCAGATACTCTTGTTAGATCAGGGGCTATTGATTTAATAGTAATTGACTCAGTTGCAGCACTTGTTCCAAAAGCAGAAATAGATGGAGAAATGTCTGATCAACAAATGGGATTACAAGCTAGACTTATGTCAAAAGGTTTAAGAAAATTAACAGGAAATCTTAACAAATATAAGACTACAATGATTTTTATTAACCAAATCAGAGAAAAAATTGGTGTAACTTATGGCCCTACAACTACAACTACTGGTGGAAAGGCACTTAAATTCTATTCATCAGTTAGAATGGAAGTTAAAAAGATGGGTACAGTAAAACAAGGTGATGATCCAATAGGAAGTGAAGTTATAGTAAAAGTAACTAAGAATAAGGTTGCACCTCCATTTAAAGAAGCAGCATTTGAAATACTATATGGAAAAGGGATTTCAAAGGTTGGAGAGATTATAGATGCAGCTGTTGCAAAAGATGTAATAGTTAAAGCTGGTTCTTGGTTCAGTTTTAGAGACCAAAGTATAGGACAAGGAAAAGAAAAAGTAAGAGCAGAATTAGAAATAAATCCTGAATTATTAGCACAAGTTGAAAAAGATTTAAAGGAAGCCATTGCAAAAGGTCCTGTTGATAAGAAAAAGAAAAAATCTAAAAAAGAAGCTTCTTCTGATGACACTGATGATGAAAATCTTGAAATAGATGATGCAATTGATGAAAATAACGATTAA
- a CDS encoding regulatory protein RecX, with the protein MQLMKITIKGNKLILDNDKIIYLTKEMFSKFDLKDKTSLDDETFYSLIYFRIKLSAYTMLAKRDYFKKELKNKLIEKIGFADIVKDVVEDFEEKGYLDDYEKAKSYAAQHSNYGTKKLSFILYQMGVDKEIVSEILEDEKDNQIEKIKQLWIKLGNKEYKKKIESILRKGFLYGDIKKAISSLEEEEE; encoded by the coding sequence ATGCAATTGATGAAAATAACGATTAAGGGAAATAAACTTATTCTTGATAATGATAAAATTATTTATTTAACCAAGGAAATGTTTTCTAAGTTTGATTTAAAAGATAAAACAAGTCTTGATGATGAAACTTTCTATTCTTTAATTTATTTTAGAATTAAATTATCAGCTTATACTATGTTAGCTAAAAGAGATTATTTTAAAAAAGAACTTAAAAATAAATTGATAGAAAAAATTGGTTTTGCAGATATAGTTAAAGATGTTGTAGAAGATTTTGAAGAAAAAGGCTATTTAGATGACTATGAGAAAGCAAAATCTTATGCAGCACAACATTCTAACTATGGAACGAAAAAATTATCTTTTATCCTTTATCAAATGGGAGTGGATAAAGAAATAGTCTCTGAAATTCTTGAAGACGAAAAAGATAATCAAATAGAAAAAATAAAACAACTTTGGATAAAATTAGGTAATAAGGAATACAAGAAGAAAATTGAAAGTATATTGAGAAAAGGCTTCTTA
- a CDS encoding glycosyltransferase family 9 protein codes for MENHKRILVIRLSSIGDIILTTAVLGAFKEKYPNYIIDFLVIDKFKDAISFSPYVDNLLIYDKKKNDGLFNLIKFSKELSKNDYDYVFDLHSKFRSKIISFVLSKFYGVKAYTYKKRAFWKSILVNLKLIKYKVDNTIIKNYFLAFKDFDLEYQGEKLNFSFEPNLKEKFKEYKDYIAFAVGASKETKKWTVEGFGKLAKKLYEIYGKKVILVGGKEDCERCDTIEKISENSVINLAGKLTLKETGALLSQTRFLLTNDSGPFHIARGVGCKTFVIFGPTSPEMFDFGENDVLVYNKIDCSPCSLHGDKVCPKKHFKCMKELSYEKVFKIIENKE; via the coding sequence TTGGAAAATCATAAAAGAATATTAGTTATAAGATTAAGTTCAATAGGAGATATAATACTTACAACAGCTGTACTTGGAGCATTTAAAGAAAAATATCCAAACTATATAATAGATTTTTTAGTGATAGATAAATTTAAAGATGCAATAAGTTTCTCTCCTTATGTAGATAATTTATTGATTTATGATAAAAAGAAAAATGATGGTCTTTTTAATTTAATAAAATTTAGTAAAGAGCTTTCAAAAAATGATTATGATTATGTATTTGATTTACATTCTAAATTTCGTTCAAAAATAATTTCCTTTGTTTTAAGTAAATTTTATGGAGTAAAGGCTTATACATATAAAAAGAGAGCTTTTTGGAAATCTATACTTGTAAATTTAAAATTAATAAAATACAAGGTTGATAATACCATAATCAAAAATTATTTTTTAGCTTTTAAAGATTTTGATTTAGAATATCAAGGAGAAAAATTAAATTTTTCATTTGAACCTAATCTAAAAGAAAAATTTAAAGAATATAAAGACTATATAGCTTTCGCAGTTGGAGCTTCAAAAGAAACTAAAAAATGGACTGTTGAAGGTTTTGGAAAACTAGCTAAAAAACTATATGAAATTTATGGAAAAAAAGTAATTTTAGTAGGTGGTAAGGAAGATTGTGAAAGATGTGATACAATAGAGAAAATAAGTGAAAATTCTGTTATAAATCTAGCAGGAAAATTAACTTTAAAAGAAACAGGTGCTTTACTTTCACAAACAAGATTTTTACTCACAAATGATTCAGGACCTTTTCATATAGCAAGAGGTGTTGGATGTAAAACATTTGTGATATTTGGACCAACAAGTCCAGAAATGTTTGATTTTGGAGAAAATGATGTGTTGGTCTATAATAAAATTGACTGTTCTCCTTGTAGTTTACATGGGGATAAAGTTTGTCCAAAGAAACACTTTAAATGTATGAAAGAATTAAGTTATGAAAAAGTTTTTAAAATAATAGAAAATAAGGAGTGA
- a CDS encoding LPS biosynthesis protein: MDKADISKIIKVLKDDHRSYVCVFEIDGDNKKYVYKEPREKNKRKWQKFLNFFRGSESKREYYQMEKINSLRLKTAKPVFYDKNYLIYEYIEGNKPTIDDIDLVVKELQKIHSMGYLHGDSHIDNFLISLNREIYIIDSKFQKNKYGKFGEIFEMMYLEDSVGIRIDYDKKSFYYKGAMLLRKYLTFFSKLKNVIRGK; this comes from the coding sequence ATGGATAAAGCTGATATTTCAAAAATTATAAAAGTTTTAAAAGATGACCATAGAAGCTATGTCTGTGTCTTTGAAATAGATGGAGATAATAAAAAATATGTATATAAAGAACCAAGAGAAAAGAATAAAAGAAAATGGCAAAAATTTTTAAATTTTTTTAGAGGTTCAGAAAGTAAAAGAGAATATTATCAAATGGAAAAGATAAATTCTTTGAGACTTAAAACAGCTAAACCAGTTTTTTATGATAAAAATTATCTAATCTATGAATATATTGAAGGAAATAAACCAACAATAGATGACATTGATTTAGTAGTTAAGGAACTTCAAAAAATTCATTCTATGGGCTATTTACATGGAGATTCACATATTGATAATTTTTTAATCTCTCTTAACAGAGAAATTTATATAATAGATTCAAAATTTCAAAAAAATAAATATGGAAAATTTGGAGAAATTTTTGAAATGATGTACTTGGAAGATAGTGTAGGAATAAGAATTGACTATGATAAAAAAAGTTTTTACTATAAGGGAGCAATGCTACTTAGAAAATATTTAACTTTTTTTTCAAAATTAAAAAATGTAATTAGAGGAAAATAA